The genomic window CACCGAGTGTTAAGGCAGTACCAGCCTGAGCATTACCACCAATGATTGCGTCTTCACCAATGTCGGTAGATCCTAAAGAACCAGAAGTAAGGTTACCGATAATGACTGATTTCTTACCAACACTTATTGCGGCTCCTGCTGTAAGAGCACCGTTAATTTTTGCAGATGCGCTGAGCGTTACCGATGCTGCGGTGTGAAGGTTGCCACCAATGGTTGTATTCGCGCCAATATTTCCAGCGGCCATGGCCTGTACATTGCCATTAATTATTGAATTGATCCCCATGATTACTGCCGCGCCAGAATAGACTGTTAAGCTATCTAAAGGGGGATCTAGTTTTGGTGGTAGATCTGCTTTTGCATTAGAGCAAACAAAAAATATCAGGAATAAAAAGTATTGCGATGTATATTTCATAAAGTCCGTTTCTTATTATTTATTGTTATCTAAAGGGTATTGGCCAAAAAAAGCCTTATACTGCCATTTATTGATAAATATTAGCCTCAGGTAGAATGTTGATCTAATAATTACAATTGTTTTAATGGGTAGATATTAATATTCGACGAACGGGTAGCAGATGTGGGAAACGTTAATTAAGAGGGCGAGATGTTGATAACCCGATAATAAGACCTATTAAGGTATTATGATTAACGCTGTCACTTCTTTTTACCCTGAGAAAAGTCAATACATCCTTTTTAGTGCCAATGACTTTGCCTGATTGATGATAATTTATTCAATTATTTGACGTATAAATCTGAATAACTGATTTTTAAGTTAACACATAAATACAATTTATAGCTTTAAATGTTTAAAGTAATAACTCTAAAGTGTTTTTTCACTTGGCTCTAACCAATACAAAAAGTAGACTTGGCGGCCCTTACTTTAGCAAGTAACGTTATTGAATTTGGTGCCGATACTGTTATTGGTAAAAAAGATTGTACCAATGGCGAGTCCAGAGCTTCTGCAGATAGCATTGCCGTCACTGAAGTTCCCGAGCCTACAACGCTGTGGTTATTCGCTCTTACGCTTTTCGGTTTAGCAATTAAAGCGCAAGGTAAAAAGGATAAACAAGTATCTTAGTCATACATAGCAGCTCCTGTAGGAGTTGTTTTAATTTGTCAGCTGCCGTGTTTAGACATTATTGTGATATAGCGTTAAATTATTATTTAGATAAAGGTATGGCTTCGATAATCGTCTCATTAATTGCACGTTACTCATTAATTAATTTGTGTATAATTTAAAAAACTAATATAAGTATGTTTAAAATACGGGTATCAGAACTGTGCTAAAAAAAACGTTAAATAAAATTTCTTCAATAACACTCTTTTTTATTACAATTGCTACAACCGAGGTTAAAGCGTTAGAAACTATATTTAATGCAGACATTACTGTCGACAATTCTTTTATTGATAATAATACTTTTTCTAAAAATGTAATACGCGGTCTGCTCAATGTTGGCTTTGAAACAAATCTAACTAACCTTATTGGCAAGCAAAGTTATATTTCAGTAGGGTATGCTCTGCAACGTGGTGAACAAGGTTCTGATATTGCTATTGATATTCAAGGGTTTAGTAATATTGATGAACAAGACTTTAACCATGCATATGAAGTTATTTTTGCGGTAAAACTCAACAAAAAATTATTTATTAAGCTAGGACAGATGGACGCCAATAGTGATTTTGCCTTCACAGAATATGGTCAGGAATTTATTAACTCTTCTATGGGGGTGAGTCCAACAATTCAAGGTATTCCCACCTATCCTCAGCCGAGTATCGGTATTTATAGCCAATATAAATTAAATTCAGCGATAACTACTCGACTTGGTTTTTACGAAAGTAGTGCTAAGTATAATCACTTTGATGATTTTTTCTCTATTGCTGAAGTGCAGTGGCACTATCAAGGTCATAGTTCGGTGAAATTGGGTGCTTGGAATCATTCATATCTTGAAAATAGCGATCGAATATCAGCAAGCTCAACAGATATCTATATCGTCGTTGATCATTACTTTAATGAAAAATTTAGTGCCTTTATGCAATGGGGACAAGCAAAGAAAAAAGTCGTTGCTGTAGATCAGCATTTTAGTCTTGGCGTTAATTACCAAGGACTTTTCAGTGAAGAAGATACCTTGGGCCTAGGGTTCACCCAAGCGGATGTTGTTGGAGCGTATAGTGAGCAAGTTACTGAGTTATTTTATCTATTTCCAATAAATGACAAAATAAATATCAAACCTGATGTTCAATATATTTCATCACCTTCTGGTGACAAATCAGTAAGTGATTTACTCATCTTTACTTTACGCTTAACCGCCCAATTTTAAGGGGGATAAATAACCACAAGAAATCGTTTAATTATCGACATGCTTTTTCTATTAGCTGTTAAACATATTCTTAATATTTTAGATTTACCCTAATGTTACTTTTAAATAATTTCAAACCTAGGGGACTTTGCTATAAATTAACTGTTGTTCTAATATTATATAGCTATTAATACTTTGATAGCGCTCAAATTTAATTATGTTGTAGCTGTCAAATCGGCAGTTGGCGTCTATTATAAAATAGAAGGAACTTTTGGATTTAGCTTAATATGATATCAAAAAATGTTAACAAAATAGCGCTCCAACAATACGTGACTAATGATTCACTGCACCAATTATTTGATGCAGTGAATGTTGTTTCTGTGCAAGGATATGATGAAAATAGGCGAGTCATTTATTGGAATATAGGCAGTGAATTACTTTACGGTTTTACCAAGCAAGAAGCTCATGGAAAAAAACTAGAAGACTTAATTATCCCCGCCGCCATGCGCAAATCAGTTATTGCGGCACACAGTGATTGGATAAATAAAGATATAGAAATTCCTACTGCAGAGATCACTTTATCCCATAAAAATGGCCATGATATTAATGTCGTTTCAAGCCATGTAATGTTTACTAATCAATATAATAAAAAACAAATGTACTGTATTGATGTTAATTTAGCTGATGTTAAGTATGCTCAGTCGCAAGCGCTATTCAAAGACCATATGCTTAAAACCATTATTGATGCTATCCCTGATTTATTCTTCTTAATGGAAGTCGACGGGACTATTATCGATTATCGTGCAAGCGAACAAAAAAAACTTTACGTTTCACCCGCGCACTTTATTGGCCAACGTATGACGGATGTATTACCTAGTGAGGTCGTTAAAAAATTTGAAACTCATCTGGCTAAAATACAACAGCAAGAAGAGATGATAACCTTTGAATATGAGCTAAATATGCCTTATGGATTAGCATATTTTGAAGCTAGAATGAGCTATTTGGCAGAATATAACCAAATAGTAACTATAATTCGTGATATTAGCGAACAGTACAAGTCTGCTGAAATAATTCGCAACCAAGCTTATTTTGATACCTTAACTTTATTACCTAACCGGTTTTTATCACTCGACCGTTTATCACAAATGCTGATTGAAGCCGAAAGAAATAATGAGCAAATTGCCGTCCTTTTTCTTGATTTAGACGATTTCAAGAAAGTTAATGACTCATTGGGTCATGAAATGGGCGATAAAATACTGATCAAATCGGCAAAGCGGTTAAATAACGTTGTTCGAAAAGAAGATACGGTTGGCCGCTTAGGGGGTGATGAATTTATTGTACTGTTGCGCGGTATTACCTGCCATCATGATGCAACAATTATTGCTGAAAACTTACTCCAAGTCTTTAGAGAACCTTTTAATATTGATAGCAGAGAATTAATACTTACCTTAAGTATTGGTGTTGTTGTATACCCTGAAAATGGCTGCTCTAGCTCTGATCTACTACGTAATGCTGACACGGCAATGTATGAAGCAAAATCTTTAGGTCGCAATACGTATTCATTTTTTACTAAAGAAATGAATATTGTGATGTTGCGCCGTTTTGAAATTGAAGAACAAATGCATGGCGCACTAGAACGTAATGAATTTGAGCTATATTATCAGCCTCAATTAGATGTCAAAAGTGGCAATGTCATTGGAGTTGAAGCACTGTTGCGATGGCATAATTCTGTTTTAGGTAATATCGCGCCAGTTGAATTTATTCCTATTGCCGAACACACCGGTCTTATTGTGCCGATTGGGCGGTTTGTTATTAAACAAGCACTAAGCTTTTTAAATATATGGCAAAAAAAAGATCATAAAACATACACTATGGCTGTGAATATATCGCCTCGGCAATTTAGAGATGTTGAGTTACTCACTTTTATTAAAAACTGTCTTGATGAGGAAGCGATTAATGCGAGCAGTTTGGAAATTGAAATTACTGAAGGGGTGTTAATGAGTGGTCAATCTTATATTCATGACGCCTTGATTGAAGTTGAAAAACTGGGTATAAAACTATCAATGGACGACTTTGGTACCGGGTATTCATCATTAAGTTATTTAAGAGAATATGCCTTTGATGTGCTCAAAATAGATAGAAGCTTTATTCAAGGGATCACAATAAATAAGGCTGATTGTCAGTTAGTTAAAACTATTATTGTCATGGCCCATAGCTTAGGTATGACTGTTGTTGCCGAAGGCGTTGAAACTCAGTCACAGCTTACTTTACTAGCAGAGTTAGATTGTGATTTAGTGCAAGGATATTATTTTAGCCGACCAAAACCAGCCGAGCAATTACTTGATTTTTCAGCTCACTTCAAATCCTAAACTTAACATGATTGCTAACGTTTACGACTCTGTTATTAGCAGAGTGAACACCACCGCAACAGGCATTCTTTTGTGGGTCTATTTAGCAATACCGTTAACCAGTATCACTTAAGCACTTTAATTTTACGCTACTAATCTGTAATGCTTTCATTAATAGGCTAATATTTTAATGAAGTGATCGCCACAAAGAAACCTCAATTGATTAAAACTACCTATAGACTTACCAAGGGGGTCATCATAGCGATGACTAATCTCTTCAACGCTAGTATTATCATAAAAAGTGACCTATAACTAAATATTAAAATGATTATTATCATTACCTTATAAATTGATTTGGGGCTGCGTATATGCAAAAAATGGGTTCGATTACCAAATATTTGGCGTTTTTATGTGGGATAATTATTAGTTTAACGATGATGTTTTATAGCTATTCCTACATCTTAAAAAGTCAGCTTTTAGAGCAAGGAGAAAATATACTTAGCGATTTAATGGATACCACAGCTTATGGATATGATGTTATTGAGTCATTAAATAACCAGAACTTTACTTATTGCTCTGATGAAAATTTATTAGCAATGCGCAAATCTCAATTTGAATCAAATGATATTAAGGATATTGGCTTCCTCGAAAATGGCGTATTAACCTGTACCACAGGAATTGGCATCTTAAAAACACCCATCAAGGGGCTTAGCTATGACTTTATGCTCGACGGACATGAATTCTGGTTTAACCATAAGCTGATCACTTTTGATAGAACGGTACAAGGTATTGTTATTCGAAAGGACAATTATAATTTAGTCGCATCATTTCAAGGCATTTTGTATGAACACAGAAAATTTAAAAGCTATGAACTGCTAGCGCTCAAAGGTGAAGAAATTATTCATCTTTTTGGTGAACCTGGAATATATCAAAAAAAATCAACAAGTAGTCAGCCTTATTTTAACTCAGGATTACTATCGCACTCTTTTGAATTTTGTGGCCCTAAAGGATTAATCTGTGTGGCTATTGTGCAAAAAAACTTTTCAGAATTCCAACTTGCACCTGTTTTATTAATTTTAATGTTTATTTCTTTGATTTCAGGTGTGGCAACTTTACATGCTTATCAATCGATTTATAGTTACATTTATAGTACCAAAAGAAGAATAAAATTAGCCTTATCTTTTAAAAGTATTAAGCCACATTATCAGGCTATTGTTGAGTTACAAACGGGTAAGGTTATTGGCTGTGAATTACTGGCACGATTTGAAGACCATATTGGTCCGCTTTACCCTGATCAATTTATTTCAGTGGTGGGTGAATTAGATATGTCTTGGTTGATGACGGAAGACCTTATCTTGCAAGCCATTGACGACTTTAAAGATATTAAGATTATCAATGAACCCTTTTACCTTTCCATTAATGTTTATCCTAAAGATATTAATAACGGAAATATTCTCAAAGGAGTCGAACTGTTTAAAAATATAACACCGAATCTTGAAGTTTGCTTTGAGGTAACAGAAGATGAAGAGTTACATTACAGTAAAGTGGGCAATACCTTAGAATTATTGTCAAAGAGTCGTATTAAAATTTCTATTGATGACTTTGGCACCGGTTACTCTAATCTATCTCAATTAAAGCTGTTAGATATTGATACCTTAAAAGTTGATAAGTCATTTATTGATGAAGTTGAGACAGGCTCAATTAGATCAACCCTAATACCAAATATTGTTTCAATAGCGGATAAGTTAGGCGCGAGTATTATTGCAGAAGGTATTGAAAATAAATTACAGGTAGACGAATTACTGAAAATGGATATTAAATTTGGTCAAGGTTGGTATTACACAAAAGCTTTACCATTAGCGGAATTTAAACATTATTTGATCAATAATAGTGACTACAAATTTCATCAGTAAACCTAGGTGATTCTTGGTTTTATAACCGCTAATTTATAGTCTTATCGATTAAGCATATTGGCTGTTAATTTAAATAAAACCCCTCAACAATTTTTGTTCAGGGGTTTTATAACATTAATCTTTTATCAGTTGTTTAATTTTCGCCGCAGAGAAGAAATTATATAAAACAGGTAAGACAAATAAGGTTAAAAAAGTTGCGGTGACTAATCCGCCAACAATAACACTCGCGAGGGGGCGTTGTATTTCTGCACCCACGCCATTAGACATCATCATCGGCATCAGCCCCAAAGCGGAAGTCATCGCGGTCATTAATACTGGACGTAGTCGCGATGTCGCACCGTCGAAAACTGCTTGTGACGTTGATAAGCCTTCTCTAATATGCTGGTTTATCCGCTCAACCATAACAACGCCATTGAGCACAGCAACACCAAACAACGTAATAAAACCAATAGAGCTCGGCACAGATAAATATTGTTCGCTAAGATAAAGTGAGAATACACCGCCAATTATGGCTAAGGGGACATTAACCAAAATTAACATCGCCTGACCCAACGAGCCAAAAGCAAAATAAAGTAACAAAGCAATTAATGCCAATGAGAGTGGCACCACCAGTAATAGCCTCTGTTGCGCACGTTGTTGATTCTCAAATTGACCACCAATAACCACAGAATAACCTGTCGGTAAGTCTACTGTGCTGGCAATAATTTCACGAATATCAGCAACAACACTGCCCATATCTCTATCTTGTACATTTGCTTGAATAACGACTCGGCGTTGAACATTATCTCTACGTACCTGTGGTGGGCCTGACTCAAAGGTGATGGTGGCGATATCTCCTAAACGGACCCAAGCACCTGTTGGCGATTGTAAGCGAAGGTCTGCAATGGCTTCAGGACTGTTGCGATACTTTTCTTCCAATCTGACATAAATATCATAGCGCTCGTTACCGTTAATTATCTGCCCAGCACTCACCCCGCCAATGCCATCTTTAATGACATCCATAACATCGCCAACCGACAAACCAAAACGAGACAGTTGCTGTCTTTTGGGCTCTATGACTAATTGTGCTTCTCCTGCTATTTGCTCTAATGCGACATCGCGCGCGCCTTTCACCTCTTTTATCGCCGCTGTAATTTCTTCGCCTTTACTGGCGAGTACCGACAACTCTGGACCGAATAATTTAATAGCCAGTTGTGCTTTGACCCCAGACAGTAATTCATCAACACGGGTCGCAATTGGCTGTGAAAAATTAAGCAGTAAGCCAGGAAATTGTTCAAGGTCCTCTGCCATTAACGTTTGCAACTCGATGCGACTTTTAGCGCTACGCCATTGTGATACTGGCTTTAATCCTAGGTATATTTCAATGTTATTAACGGGCTCAGGATCGCCACCGATTTCAGCCCGGCCAATGCGACTAAGTGCGTAGGTTACCTCAGGAAACGCCATTAACTTTTCTTCAAGAATAGGCGCTACTGCTAACGCTGTTTCCAAACTCGATGATGGGGCTAAAGTGACCCTTAAGTTAATGGTGCCTTCTTCAAGTTCGGGTACAAACTCTGTGCCTATTTGGGGGACCAATGATATAGCTGCAACCAGTAATGATATGCAGGTAAACACCACAACCTTAGGGCGTTTCATCGCGGCTTTAAGACTTGTTCGATAGAGTTTATCTAAAGGCGTTAATATAAAACTTTCCCTTTCTTTTACGCCTTTGTTAAACATAAACGTTGCTAGTGCAGGCACTACAAAAAGCGCCACTAGGATGGCAGATATTATGGCTAAAATAATGCTAATAGCCATAGGTTGAAAAAGTTTAGCTTCGACCCCTTCAAAACTAAATAGTGGCGTAAAGACCACCAAAATAATGGCTGCGGCAAAAAATACCGGGCGAGCAACTTCTTTTCCTGCTGCCTTTAGCTGAAGTGGGATATCTTGTTGCTGGCTATTTTTATGGTTGGGATCGCTAGAGTGGTGTAAATGTTTAAAAATGTTTTCAACCATCACCACCGAGCCATCAACTAACATACCTATTGCGACCGCAATCCCGCCTAATGACATTAAATTAGCTGACAACCCTAGCCAAGACATCACCATTAGCGCAATAGCGACCGAGATAGGAATCGAAATTAACACCAAAAATGTTGCGGTTAAATTCATTAAAAATAAGGCGAGTATTACCGCAATAAATATAAAAGCTAAGGCAAGTGCTTCAACAACAGTATTAACCGCTTGCGTAATTAAATCGGCTTGGTCATAGAAAGGCTCAAAGCGCACACCTTTGGGTAGGGCTTGATTAATCATGGGTATTCGAGCGTTAATTCCGT from Colwellia sp. PAMC 20917 includes these protein-coding regions:
- a CDS encoding EAL domain-containing protein yields the protein MISKNVNKIALQQYVTNDSLHQLFDAVNVVSVQGYDENRRVIYWNIGSELLYGFTKQEAHGKKLEDLIIPAAMRKSVIAAHSDWINKDIEIPTAEITLSHKNGHDINVVSSHVMFTNQYNKKQMYCIDVNLADVKYAQSQALFKDHMLKTIIDAIPDLFFLMEVDGTIIDYRASEQKKLYVSPAHFIGQRMTDVLPSEVVKKFETHLAKIQQQEEMITFEYELNMPYGLAYFEARMSYLAEYNQIVTIIRDISEQYKSAEIIRNQAYFDTLTLLPNRFLSLDRLSQMLIEAERNNEQIAVLFLDLDDFKKVNDSLGHEMGDKILIKSAKRLNNVVRKEDTVGRLGGDEFIVLLRGITCHHDATIIAENLLQVFREPFNIDSRELILTLSIGVVVYPENGCSSSDLLRNADTAMYEAKSLGRNTYSFFTKEMNIVMLRRFEIEEQMHGALERNEFELYYQPQLDVKSGNVIGVEALLRWHNSVLGNIAPVEFIPIAEHTGLIVPIGRFVIKQALSFLNIWQKKDHKTYTMAVNISPRQFRDVELLTFIKNCLDEEAINASSLEIEITEGVLMSGQSYIHDALIEVEKLGIKLSMDDFGTGYSSLSYLREYAFDVLKIDRSFIQGITINKADCQLVKTIIVMAHSLGMTVVAEGVETQSQLTLLAELDCDLVQGYYFSRPKPAEQLLDFSAHFKS
- a CDS encoding PEP-CTERM sorting domain-containing protein, whose translation is MAALTLASNVIEFGADTVIGKKDCTNGESRASADSIAVTEVPEPTTLWLFALTLFGLAIKAQGKKDKQVS
- a CDS encoding efflux RND transporter permease subunit, translating into MLNKMIDWSIDNRLLVVIALITTMAAAIIAIPNLNLDAFPDVTNVQVAINTEAPGLAAEEVEQLITYPIEAVMYALPDVKQVRSISKTGLSGVTVVFKEGTDIYFARQLVFERLQAAKALIPQGIGSPAMGPNTSGLGQVFQYLLIADKEAGYNSMTLRSLNDWLVKLLVMPVDGVTDVLSFGGSVRQYQVNIEPSKLLSYQLSQDDIVTALENNNTNVGGWYMNRGQEQLVIRGTGWFNSGEAGLADIKQVPVKTVSGTVVTIADLAKVTLGSEIRQGAATMTRRNKNGEVERLGEVVSGIVLKRIGANTKATIDGINARIPMINQALPKGVRFEPFYDQADLITQAVNTVVEALALAFIFIAVILALFLMNLTATFLVLISIPISVAIALMVMSWLGLSANLMSLGGIAVAIGMLVDGSVVMVENIFKHLHHSSDPNHKNSQQQDIPLQLKAAGKEVARPVFFAAAIILVVFTPLFSFEGVEAKLFQPMAISIILAIISAILVALFVVPALATFMFNKGVKERESFILTPLDKLYRTSLKAAMKRPKVVVFTCISLLVAAISLVPQIGTEFVPELEEGTINLRVTLAPSSSLETALAVAPILEEKLMAFPEVTYALSRIGRAEIGGDPEPVNNIEIYLGLKPVSQWRSAKSRIELQTLMAEDLEQFPGLLLNFSQPIATRVDELLSGVKAQLAIKLFGPELSVLASKGEEITAAIKEVKGARDVALEQIAGEAQLVIEPKRQQLSRFGLSVGDVMDVIKDGIGGVSAGQIINGNERYDIYVRLEEKYRNSPEAIADLRLQSPTGAWVRLGDIATITFESGPPQVRRDNVQRRVVIQANVQDRDMGSVVADIREIIASTVDLPTGYSVVIGGQFENQQRAQQRLLLVVPLSLALIALLLYFAFGSLGQAMLILVNVPLAIIGGVFSLYLSEQYLSVPSSIGFITLFGVAVLNGVVMVERINQHIREGLSTSQAVFDGATSRLRPVLMTAMTSALGLMPMMMSNGVGAEIQRPLASVIVGGLVTATFLTLFVLPVLYNFFSAAKIKQLIKD
- a CDS encoding carbohydrate porin, whose product is MLKKTLNKISSITLFFITIATTEVKALETIFNADITVDNSFIDNNTFSKNVIRGLLNVGFETNLTNLIGKQSYISVGYALQRGEQGSDIAIDIQGFSNIDEQDFNHAYEVIFAVKLNKKLFIKLGQMDANSDFAFTEYGQEFINSSMGVSPTIQGIPTYPQPSIGIYSQYKLNSAITTRLGFYESSAKYNHFDDFFSIAEVQWHYQGHSSVKLGAWNHSYLENSDRISASSTDIYIVVDHYFNEKFSAFMQWGQAKKKVVAVDQHFSLGVNYQGLFSEEDTLGLGFTQADVVGAYSEQVTELFYLFPINDKINIKPDVQYISSPSGDKSVSDLLIFTLRLTAQF
- a CDS encoding EAL domain-containing protein, producing the protein MQKMGSITKYLAFLCGIIISLTMMFYSYSYILKSQLLEQGENILSDLMDTTAYGYDVIESLNNQNFTYCSDENLLAMRKSQFESNDIKDIGFLENGVLTCTTGIGILKTPIKGLSYDFMLDGHEFWFNHKLITFDRTVQGIVIRKDNYNLVASFQGILYEHRKFKSYELLALKGEEIIHLFGEPGIYQKKSTSSQPYFNSGLLSHSFEFCGPKGLICVAIVQKNFSEFQLAPVLLILMFISLISGVATLHAYQSIYSYIYSTKRRIKLALSFKSIKPHYQAIVELQTGKVIGCELLARFEDHIGPLYPDQFISVVGELDMSWLMTEDLILQAIDDFKDIKIINEPFYLSINVYPKDINNGNILKGVELFKNITPNLEVCFEVTEDEELHYSKVGNTLELLSKSRIKISIDDFGTGYSNLSQLKLLDIDTLKVDKSFIDEVETGSIRSTLIPNIVSIADKLGASIIAEGIENKLQVDELLKMDIKFGQGWYYTKALPLAEFKHYLINNSDYKFHQ